The following proteins come from a genomic window of Pirellula staleyi DSM 6068:
- a CDS encoding endonuclease/exonuclease/phosphatase family protein: protein MAMSNSRRRFLKTTLAGTLATAAFTGTSIAGAEDKKTLRVIAYNVYECTGWPKERALGKKATALGQMPVRFAHELALYEPDIINFSESPKEPIVKQIAELLGMNYTYFPSGVKWPGAILSRFKITGSQNCPLVQGERPADLFTRHWGVATLQIAADHDLVIHSAHLHPDMEPATRLQEIPRMLESMEKDLSAGRSMLLMGDLNHTPDTKEYELWKKAGWQDTFTQAGAGEGLTIKSDTPDRRIDYILAAGPIAKTIKSSRPLFEGAFRVNNADAESFALSDHLPQLAIFE, encoded by the coding sequence ATGGCCATGTCGAATTCGCGACGACGTTTTCTCAAGACAACCTTGGCCGGAACGCTCGCGACAGCAGCCTTCACTGGGACCTCCATCGCCGGAGCGGAGGACAAAAAAACGCTCCGTGTGATTGCCTACAACGTGTACGAGTGCACCGGCTGGCCGAAAGAACGTGCGCTCGGCAAAAAGGCGACAGCGCTCGGGCAAATGCCGGTACGATTCGCCCATGAACTCGCCCTGTATGAGCCCGACATCATCAATTTTTCGGAGAGCCCGAAAGAGCCCATCGTGAAGCAAATCGCCGAACTACTGGGGATGAACTACACCTATTTTCCCAGTGGCGTGAAATGGCCCGGGGCGATCCTCAGCCGCTTCAAAATCACAGGCTCGCAGAATTGCCCACTGGTCCAAGGGGAGCGCCCAGCTGACCTGTTCACACGTCACTGGGGTGTGGCGACCCTCCAAATCGCCGCCGATCACGATCTGGTGATTCACTCGGCTCACTTGCATCCCGACATGGAACCCGCGACCCGCCTGCAAGAGATTCCTCGGATGCTGGAATCGATGGAGAAAGATCTTTCCGCCGGTCGATCGATGCTCCTCATGGGAGACCTCAATCACACGCCCGACACCAAAGAATATGAACTCTGGAAGAAGGCAGGCTGGCAGGACACTTTCACCCAGGCCGGAGCAGGGGAGGGGCTCACGATCAAGTCCGATACCCCCGATCGCCGGATCGACTACATCCTGGCAGCCGGCCCAATCGCCAAGACAATCAAGTCGTCGCGCCCCCTGTTTGAAGGCGCGTTTCGCGTCAACAACGCCGACGCCGAGTCCTTCGCCCTCAGCGACCACTTGCCCCAACTTGCCATTTTTGAGTAA
- a CDS encoding DUF420 domain-containing protein, which translates to MNPLMLPLAQQFGGTNGFLGTRGSLMLDVVFLAMFAVVPLLALSIYVVKYRRAYDLHKKLQIVMGTVLLLAVVAFEVDMQFLTVWEERAEPSPYFSSQSKWSCPAGISLLVHLMFAVPTFVLWIVVMVQALRLFASPPKPGKHSLSHMLWGKLAAVGMVGTAVTGWIFYYLAFAAV; encoded by the coding sequence ATGAACCCTCTCATGCTTCCACTGGCTCAGCAGTTTGGCGGTACCAATGGATTTTTGGGAACCCGCGGCTCGCTGATGCTTGACGTGGTGTTCCTCGCCATGTTTGCGGTGGTGCCGCTACTGGCTCTGAGCATCTACGTGGTGAAATACCGCCGCGCGTACGACCTGCATAAAAAACTGCAGATCGTGATGGGAACGGTGCTGCTGCTGGCCGTGGTGGCATTCGAAGTCGACATGCAATTCCTCACGGTATGGGAAGAGCGGGCCGAGCCTTCCCCTTATTTCTCGTCGCAATCGAAGTGGAGTTGCCCGGCTGGAATCAGTCTGCTGGTGCACCTGATGTTTGCCGTCCCGACGTTTGTGCTTTGGATCGTGGTGATGGTGCAGGCGCTGCGTCTGTTTGCATCGCCTCCCAAACCAGGTAAGCACAGCTTGTCGCACATGCTGTGGGGCAAATTAGCAGCGGTCGGAATGGTAGGAACAGCGGTTACCGGCTGGATTTTCTACTATCTGGCATTCGCCGCTGTTTAA